One Streptomyces sp. NBC_00102 DNA segment encodes these proteins:
- a CDS encoding spore-associated protein, translating into MGFARNVAAVGALTALVAGTTAAFAATAQAAPNVTPQGVCGSAYKTVNSAPVGSLGTVYLTYNSANGNNCVATIRSNPGTVKYMSAYIYVPDTDAWAEDYGNYTSYAGPGRVYGKGHCVSWGGNIDNIHVSVENSNCATLREQRVTTIG; encoded by the coding sequence ATGGGATTCGCGCGTAATGTCGCGGCTGTCGGGGCGTTGACCGCTCTGGTGGCGGGGACCACGGCGGCGTTCGCCGCCACCGCCCAGGCCGCGCCGAACGTCACGCCGCAGGGGGTCTGCGGCAGTGCCTACAAGACCGTGAACTCGGCGCCCGTCGGGTCGCTGGGCACCGTCTACCTCACCTACAACTCCGCGAACGGCAACAACTGCGTCGCGACCATCCGTTCCAACCCGGGCACCGTGAAGTACATGTCCGCGTACATCTACGTGCCGGACACCGACGCCTGGGCCGAGGACTACGGCAACTACACCTCGTACGCGGGCCCGGGCCGTGTCTACGGCAAGGGCCACTGCGTGAGCTGGGGCGGCAACATCGACAACATCCACGTGTCGGTGGAGAACTCCAACTGCGCGACCCTGAGGGAGCAGCGGGTCACCACCATCGGCTGA